CTTTCAACCCTCTCCCCTCCGGGGAGAGGGTGGCCCGAAGGGCCGGTGAGGGGGTTGCGCATCGCGGAGCGTCCGACACAAGCGCATCCCCCTCACCCCTGCCCTCTCCCCAGGGGGGAGAGGGAGTTACGCTCAGTTCTTGTTGGCGCGCTCGAAGTTGCGCAGGACCGTGTCGCCGCGCTTCACCGCGTTGTCCAGCGCCTGCTGGGCGGTCTGCTGGCCCTGGAACGCCTTCTCCATCTCCTCCTGGATGATGTTGCGGATCTCCGGCAGGTTGCCCAGCCGCAGCCCCATGGTGTTCTCCGTGGTGGCGGTGCGGGTCAGCTGCTCCGCCGGCACCTCGGCGCCGGGGTTCTTGTCGTAGAAGCCTTCCTTCTTCGCCAGCTCGAAGCCCTGGAGCGTCACCGGAACGTAGCCGGTGTCCATGTGCCACTTGGCGTCCACCTCCGGACGGGCGAGGTGGCTGAAGAAGGCGGCGACGGCCTTGTACTCGTCGGCGGTGCGCTTGGGCGAGGTCATCACCCAGAAGGCGGCGCCGCCGATGATCGAGTTCTTCGGCGACGAGATCGCGTCCGGCCAGTAGGGCAGCGGCGCGGCGCCCCAGTTGAACTTGGCCTCCTTCACGATGCGCCCGCGCAGGCCGGACGAGGCCTGGATCATCGCGCATTCACCCGACGGGAACAGCGAGTCCGCCGCGTTGTCGCGCCCGCCGTAGCGCAGCGCGCCTTCCTTCTGCAGGTCGATCAGCGTCTGGAGATGCTTCACGAAGAACGGGTCGTTGATCTTCAGCGTGGCGTTCAGCCCGCCGAAGCCGTTGGCCTCCGACGCGAAGGGCTTGTCGTGCAGCGCGCCGACCTGCTCGAACTGCGTCCAGGTCGGCCAGGAGAAGGTCATCGGGCAGGTCACGCCGGCCGCCTTCAGCTTGCGCGCCGCGTCGGCCACCTCCGGCCAGGTCGCCGGCGGCCTGTTGGGGTCGAGC
The window above is part of the Azospirillum sp. TSH58 genome. Proteins encoded here:
- the ugpB gene encoding sn-glycerol-3-phosphate ABC transporter substrate-binding protein UgpB, which translates into the protein MLTRRKLAVSTAAFALAAGFTGAAHAQQKTVIEFWHGLPQPLGGQLEQVVKSFNESQDKVQVNPTFKGSYPETMQAAIAAFRAGNAPHVVQMFEVGTATMLSAGPAIKPVHQLMSETGSGLDAAAYIPAVRGYYSSKDGKMMALPFNSSTTITFYNKDAFQKAGLDPNRPPATWPEVADAARKLKAAGVTCPMTFSWPTWTQFEQVGALHDKPFASEANGFGGLNATLKINDPFFVKHLQTLIDLQKEGALRYGGRDNAADSLFPSGECAMIQASSGLRGRIVKEAKFNWGAAPLPYWPDAISSPKNSIIGGAAFWVMTSPKRTADEYKAVAAFFSHLARPEVDAKWHMDTGYVPVTLQGFELAKKEGFYDKNPGAEVPAEQLTRTATTENTMGLRLGNLPEIRNIIQEEMEKAFQGQQTAQQALDNAVKRGDTVLRNFERANKN